In the genome of Croceimicrobium hydrocarbonivorans, one region contains:
- a CDS encoding CusA/CzcA family heavy metal efflux RND transporter, translated as MIQNIIRFSIKNKLIIGLLSIALVLGGLWSMSQVPLDAVPDITNNQVQVITQSPNLATEDMEQFVTYPVELAMANLPGVEEIRSVSRFGLSLVTIVFNDEMDTYLPRQLVAEKLNEVAEEIPAGFGKPTMGPISTGLGEIYQYTLEVDSAHRDQYSSTDLRSIQDWIIRRQMAMVPGVVEVNAFGGQIKQYEIAVDPDELRAMGLSIAELYSALQRNNTNTGGAYIEKNHKANFIRGEGLARSLEDLENILVENKGGIPIRIKDVAEVRYGQAVRYGAFTKDGQGEAVGGMILMLKGANSNKVIQAVKDRVEQIQKSLPEGLRIEPFLDRSSLIAQTTGTISRNLLEGALIVIFVLVLLLGNFRGGLIVASTIPLSLLFAFVMMNIFGVWANLMSLGAIDFGIIVDGAVIIVEGTVFLLHDKLLKGKLNPEERDEVAIRASGKMMNSAFFGQLIILIVFIPILALQGVEGKMFQPMALTFIFAMIGVMILCLTYVPMMSAWLLRRPKTEAPNFGDRLILKLEALYESALARALKSGKAILISAIVLLGLAIFNFSRMGGEFIPQLDEGDIAFHAILKPGSSLQESIATSTKIETLLLNNFPEVKHVMSRFGVADVPTDPMPMDVGDCFVLLKPKSEWVSANSKGELIAKMKAVLSEITGVNFEFTQPIEMRFNELLTGVREDIAVKLFGEDLDILAQKAEEMGQIIATVPGVADMKVEATKGLPQMTVQYHRAKLAQYGLHIDELNQLIQSAFAGAKAGVIFEGERRFDLMIRLDAQHRESIDDLKNLYIPLSGGTQIPIKEVADISYQSGPMQISRDNTQRRTYVGINVRGRDIQSLVQEIQEKLNAELELPSGYYLRYGGAFENLERASQRLKVVVPLALVLIFLLIFFALKSLKQSLMIFIAIPLAAIGGVFSLALRGMPFSISAGVGFIVLFGVAVLNGLVLISAWNELKTEGDLGLEDRIRLGAKRRIRPIMLTALTDVLGFLPMAISSSAGAEVQQPLATVVIGGMISASLLSLFILPILYRWFESRNRIKIPQGKLALLLVFISVMGPSALMAQESSTTVQSLDEAINIALKNNEGLKASELRVAEKEEAEHKAFSIPKTQLAMQYGQYNSAETDLALNVNQTFAFPTIYARQYKLAKAESALSERAWLRDQIQLKAEIRSRWYQLSYLKEEEKLLLYQDSIYSRVVQAAELRYQTGESRYLEKASAETQLMEVQNQLRNQRADITIIENQLRFLLNDGPETQFAPSALEERELILQPEEEALKANPELQLQNQKLAQIEAEQSLAQAQWLPEFSVGYFNQSMIGTPTSGGLMAGSTDRFTGIQAGLSIPLFFGSYRSTAQAAQLKTESAQSENRYFQSRIQSEYAQQMEGIRKYQNSLQYYRQKGLPQADLILEQGQKSYRNGAIGYLEYFQSLKQALDLKMKYLQTLNDYNQALIRLEYLMGR; from the coding sequence ATGATTCAAAATATCATTCGCTTTTCAATAAAGAATAAGCTAATAATAGGCCTCCTGAGCATTGCCCTGGTGCTGGGTGGCCTGTGGAGCATGAGCCAGGTTCCCCTGGATGCGGTTCCCGACATTACCAATAATCAGGTGCAAGTAATTACCCAATCGCCCAACTTGGCCACGGAGGATATGGAGCAATTTGTAACCTATCCCGTAGAGCTGGCCATGGCCAATTTGCCAGGCGTGGAAGAAATACGCTCCGTTTCCCGTTTCGGCTTGTCTCTCGTTACCATCGTTTTTAATGATGAGATGGACACTTACCTCCCCCGCCAATTGGTGGCTGAAAAACTAAATGAGGTAGCCGAAGAAATTCCAGCGGGCTTCGGTAAACCCACAATGGGGCCGATCTCCACCGGATTGGGCGAAATCTACCAGTACACCCTGGAAGTAGATTCTGCTCACCGCGATCAATACAGCAGCACCGATTTACGCAGCATTCAGGATTGGATTATCCGTCGCCAAATGGCCATGGTGCCAGGCGTAGTCGAAGTGAATGCCTTCGGCGGTCAAATAAAGCAATACGAAATTGCAGTTGACCCAGATGAACTTCGAGCCATGGGCCTCAGCATTGCTGAGCTATACTCGGCTTTGCAAAGGAATAACACCAATACCGGCGGTGCTTATATCGAGAAAAATCACAAGGCCAATTTTATACGCGGCGAAGGCTTGGCCCGCAGCCTGGAGGACCTGGAAAATATTCTGGTCGAAAATAAAGGCGGCATCCCTATCCGCATTAAAGATGTGGCTGAAGTGCGCTACGGGCAAGCGGTGCGCTACGGTGCTTTTACCAAAGATGGTCAGGGTGAAGCCGTAGGTGGCATGATCCTGATGCTCAAAGGCGCCAATTCCAATAAGGTGATTCAAGCGGTAAAAGACAGAGTGGAGCAAATCCAGAAATCCCTGCCCGAAGGCCTACGCATTGAACCCTTCCTCGATCGCAGTAGCCTCATTGCCCAAACCACCGGAACCATTAGTCGTAACCTCCTCGAAGGGGCCTTAATTGTCATCTTTGTATTAGTGCTATTGCTAGGGAATTTCCGCGGTGGTTTAATTGTGGCCTCTACCATTCCCCTATCTCTGCTCTTCGCCTTTGTAATGATGAACATCTTCGGAGTATGGGCCAATTTAATGAGCCTGGGAGCCATCGACTTTGGGATCATTGTAGATGGAGCGGTAATTATCGTAGAAGGCACGGTTTTCCTCCTCCACGACAAATTGCTAAAGGGGAAATTAAACCCTGAAGAAAGAGATGAAGTAGCCATTCGCGCCTCGGGCAAAATGATGAATTCTGCCTTCTTCGGACAGCTAATCATCCTGATTGTTTTCATTCCCATTTTAGCACTGCAAGGAGTAGAGGGCAAGATGTTTCAACCCATGGCTCTCACCTTCATCTTTGCCATGATTGGGGTCATGATTCTCTGCCTAACTTATGTACCGATGATGTCTGCCTGGCTGCTACGTCGCCCTAAAACAGAAGCCCCCAATTTCGGAGATCGACTGATTCTAAAACTGGAAGCCCTTTATGAATCGGCGCTGGCCCGTGCTTTAAAAAGCGGTAAAGCGATATTGATTAGCGCCATCGTCTTATTAGGCCTGGCCATTTTCAATTTCAGTCGCATGGGCGGCGAATTCATTCCCCAATTGGATGAAGGGGATATCGCCTTTCACGCCATCTTAAAACCGGGCAGTTCCTTGCAGGAATCCATCGCCACCTCCACTAAAATTGAAACTTTATTGCTCAACAATTTCCCGGAAGTTAAGCATGTGATGTCGCGCTTTGGCGTAGCCGATGTTCCTACCGACCCTATGCCTATGGATGTAGGCGATTGCTTTGTACTGCTCAAACCAAAATCCGAATGGGTATCAGCGAACTCTAAAGGGGAGCTCATTGCCAAGATGAAGGCCGTGCTCAGTGAAATTACCGGCGTTAATTTCGAATTTACCCAGCCTATCGAAATGCGCTTCAATGAATTACTTACCGGGGTGCGCGAAGACATTGCTGTAAAGCTCTTTGGGGAGGATCTCGATATCCTGGCTCAAAAAGCGGAGGAAATGGGGCAGATCATCGCCACCGTGCCGGGAGTAGCCGATATGAAAGTTGAGGCCACAAAGGGATTGCCTCAAATGACCGTTCAATACCATCGCGCTAAGCTGGCCCAATACGGCTTGCATATCGATGAGCTCAATCAATTGATCCAGTCGGCATTTGCCGGAGCCAAGGCCGGGGTCATCTTCGAAGGAGAAAGACGCTTCGATCTGATGATTCGCCTTGATGCTCAACATCGCGAAAGCATTGATGATTTGAAAAACCTCTACATCCCTTTGAGCGGCGGCACCCAAATTCCGATTAAGGAAGTAGCCGATATCAGCTACCAAAGCGGACCAATGCAAATTAGCAGAGACAATACCCAGCGCAGAACCTATGTGGGAATTAATGTGCGGGGTCGTGATATCCAGTCTTTGGTGCAAGAAATACAGGAGAAATTAAATGCCGAATTGGAGCTCCCCTCTGGTTATTACCTCCGGTATGGCGGGGCCTTCGAAAACCTGGAGCGGGCCAGTCAACGCTTAAAAGTAGTGGTACCTCTGGCCCTAGTCCTCATTTTCCTTTTGATCTTCTTTGCCTTAAAATCCCTCAAACAATCACTTATGATTTTCATCGCTATTCCTTTGGCAGCCATTGGTGGCGTATTTTCTTTAGCCTTAAGAGGCATGCCCTTTAGCATCTCGGCCGGAGTAGGATTTATCGTACTCTTTGGAGTGGCCGTTCTCAATGGATTGGTACTGATTAGCGCTTGGAATGAGCTCAAGACTGAAGGGGACTTAGGCCTGGAAGATCGCATCCGCCTGGGAGCAAAAAGACGCATTCGTCCCATCATGCTCACCGCTTTAACCGATGTATTGGGATTCCTACCCATGGCTATTTCCAGCTCGGCTGGGGCCGAAGTACAGCAACCTTTGGCCACCGTGGTGATTGGTGGAATGATCTCGGCCAGCCTTTTAAGTCTCTTCATTCTACCCATCTTATACCGATGGTTCGAAAGTCGGAACCGAATTAAAATACCTCAAGGAAAGCTAGCCCTGCTTTTGGTCTTTATTTCGGTGATGGGCCCTTCTGCTTTAATGGCCCAAGAAAGCAGTACAACTGTGCAAAGTTTGGATGAGGCCATCAACATTGCACTGAAAAACAATGAGGGATTGAAGGCCTCCGAGCTCAGAGTAGCAGAAAAAGAAGAAGCGGAACATAAGGCCTTTAGCATCCCAAAAACGCAATTGGCTATGCAATACGGTCAGTACAATAGTGCGGAAACAGACCTGGCTCTAAACGTCAATCAAACATTTGCCTTTCCCACTATTTATGCCCGGCAATATAAACTAGCTAAGGCCGAAAGCGCCCTAAGTGAGAGAGCTTGGCTTCGAGATCAAATCCAGCTCAAAGCCGAAATCCGCAGCCGCTGGTACCAACTCAGCTATTTGAAGGAAGAGGAAAAACTGCTGCTTTATCAGGATTCAATTTACAGTAGAGTGGTCCAGGCGGCCGAGCTCCGCTACCAAACCGGCGAAAGTCGCTATTTGGAAAAAGCCAGTGCCGAAACCCAATTAATGGAAGTACAAAATCAGCTGCGAAACCAGCGCGCCGACATCACCATAATTGAAAACCAGCTGCGCTTTTTACTCAATGATGGGCCTGAGACTCAATTTGCTCCTAGCGCCTTGGAGGAAAGAGAACTGATTCTCCAGCCAGAAGAGGAAGCCTTAAAGGCTAATCCTGAATTGCAGCTTCAAAATCAAAAATTAGCGCAAATCGAAGCGGAACAGTCCTTGGCCCAAGCCCAATGGTTACCGGAGTTCAGCGTTGGCTATTTCAATCAATCGATGATTGGCACCCCTACTTCGGGTGGCCTAATGGCTGGTAGCACCGACCGTTTCACAGGCATTCAAGCAGGCTTATCAATCCCTTTATTTTTCGGTTCCTATCGCAGTACAGCCCAGGCAGCCCAACTCAAAACGGAATCCGCCCAAAGCGAAAACCGCTACTTCCAAAGTCGGATACAAAGTGAATATGCCCAGCAAATGGAAGGCATTCGCAAGTATCAAAACAGCCTGCAGTACTATCGCCAAAAAGGACTACCTCAAGCGGATTTAATCCTGGAGCAAGGCCAGAAAAGTTACCGCAATGGGGCCATTGGTTACCTGGAATATTTCCAAAGCTTAAAGCAGGCTCTGGATTTAAAAATGAAATATCTCCAAACTCTAAATGATTACAATCAAGCCCTGATCCGACTGGAATACTTAATGGGCCGATAA
- a CDS encoding HAD family hydrolase produces MPENKARTLVLLDFDGTLLEGDIFAAFLKLRLKSLRMKIRALRAVPFLLAYKLGLMSNSRSKEAVFKVLFKGESESYFRSEVAAFWQKRGTQLNPSIHPKIEAYKKEGAELCIVSANFSLLLEAFCERHPEFKQIATQVAVQNGKITGAFDSPNCHGPEKVKRIEAIYGQVRDQYQSVHAYGDTQGDIPMLQWADEGYLLQNGAWHKID; encoded by the coding sequence ATGCCGGAGAATAAAGCCAGGACTTTAGTATTGCTCGATTTCGATGGCACTCTGTTGGAGGGCGACATTTTTGCGGCTTTCCTTAAGCTGCGGCTGAAATCGCTCCGCATGAAAATTCGAGCATTAAGGGCAGTGCCATTTCTATTGGCTTATAAGCTGGGTTTAATGTCTAATAGCCGTTCGAAAGAAGCGGTTTTTAAAGTGCTGTTTAAAGGAGAGTCGGAAAGCTATTTTAGGAGCGAGGTAGCTGCCTTTTGGCAAAAGCGCGGCACTCAATTGAATCCTTCAATTCATCCCAAAATTGAGGCTTATAAAAAGGAGGGCGCTGAACTATGTATCGTATCCGCCAATTTCAGTTTACTGTTGGAAGCTTTTTGTGAGCGGCATCCAGAATTTAAGCAAATCGCTACTCAGGTGGCGGTGCAAAATGGAAAGATCACCGGTGCCTTTGATAGTCCCAATTGCCATGGCCCGGAAAAAGTGAAGCGGATTGAAGCGATTTATGGCCAAGTGCGCGATCAATATCAAAGCGTGCATGCCTATGGCGACACCCAGGGCGATATTCCTATGTTGCAATGGGCCGATGAGGGCTACCTTCTCCAAAATGGAGCATGGCATAAAATTGATTAG
- a CDS encoding PfkB family carbohydrate kinase, whose translation MKVLSFGEIVFDQIGDSEHLGGAPLNFAAHAQALGAESFMLSALGADDLATKALHQLQAWGINTSKVQQFDQYESGKVLVQLQAGQASYEILSPAAYDFISFDAQWAEEHQSDFELFYFGTLAQRNAQSQRALFDYLEHMQFKEVFFDCNLRQSFYSKEILQKSLQAASLFKLNDEELKILSLLLYNREQSEQDFCLALLQDYDLKAVILTAGSRGAYVAQATEWFFAPATRVEVEDTVGAGDAFSAAFCSNFLNGKDALSSLNAANRLGAFVASKRAAVPEIPADLKVEILG comes from the coding sequence ATGAAGGTGCTCAGCTTTGGCGAAATTGTTTTTGATCAGATTGGTGACTCCGAGCATTTGGGAGGCGCGCCTTTAAATTTTGCCGCTCATGCTCAGGCCTTGGGAGCGGAATCTTTTATGCTCTCTGCTTTAGGTGCTGATGATCTGGCCACCAAGGCATTGCATCAATTACAAGCCTGGGGTATAAACACTTCTAAGGTTCAGCAATTTGATCAATATGAAAGCGGCAAAGTATTGGTTCAGCTACAAGCAGGACAAGCGAGCTATGAGATACTGAGTCCGGCGGCCTACGATTTTATTTCTTTTGATGCCCAGTGGGCGGAAGAGCATCAATCAGATTTCGAACTCTTCTATTTCGGGACCCTCGCGCAAAGGAATGCCCAAAGTCAGAGGGCCTTGTTTGATTACCTGGAGCATATGCAGTTTAAAGAAGTCTTTTTCGACTGTAATCTGCGTCAGTCTTTTTACAGTAAGGAGATTCTGCAAAAATCCTTGCAGGCAGCAAGTTTGTTTAAGCTCAATGATGAAGAATTAAAGATCCTAAGCCTCTTGCTTTATAATCGAGAGCAGAGCGAGCAGGACTTTTGTTTGGCCCTCCTTCAGGATTATGATTTAAAGGCGGTGATTCTAACTGCTGGTTCCAGGGGAGCCTATGTGGCTCAGGCTACGGAATGGTTTTTTGCTCCGGCCACAAGGGTGGAAGTAGAGGATACCGTAGGAGCAGGCGATGCCTTTAGTGCCGCCTTTTGCAGTAATTTCTTAAATGGGAAAGATGCGCTTAGCTCGCTTAATGCGGCTAATCGATTAGGAGCTTTTGTGGCTTCCAAAAGAGCAGCAGTTCCTGAAATTCCCGCTGATCTGAAAGTTGAAATTTTAGGCTAG
- a CDS encoding YrdB family protein translates to MKLKEFNLALRFILEIGALVGVGYWGWQSYEGWLQYLTGIGLPLLMMSLWGTFAVVGDPSRSGNAPIPISGKLRLLLELAVFGFGLWAFYKSGQSKITLAMAALLVLHHLLYLDRLRWLWKQ, encoded by the coding sequence ATGAAGCTAAAGGAATTTAATCTGGCCCTGCGCTTTATCCTGGAAATAGGCGCTCTTGTGGGCGTTGGCTATTGGGGCTGGCAGAGCTATGAAGGTTGGTTACAATATTTAACCGGCATAGGCTTGCCTTTACTCATGATGAGCCTCTGGGGCACATTCGCCGTAGTTGGAGATCCAAGTCGATCCGGTAATGCGCCCATTCCCATTTCTGGCAAACTTCGCCTCCTACTGGAGCTAGCTGTATTTGGCTTCGGACTTTGGGCCTTCTATAAATCCGGCCAGAGCAAAATTACCTTAGCAATGGCCGCCCTTTTAGTACTGCATCACTTACTTTACCTCGACCGACTGCGTTGGTTGTGGAAACAATAA
- a CDS encoding DinB family protein, giving the protein MSQAKFILKHLENTRRRSLILWRSLPNSQFHWLPDPKAQSAAEMIRHVLAADHGWLQIIRGVDMRGYQSPWADLAIESLDQELELAQEHRQAFLDQISHYSDLELSESLVYHPGVPEAKILGDYLLRTAYHESVHAGQFLTYLRLMEVPRPNIWD; this is encoded by the coding sequence ATGTCTCAAGCCAAGTTTATCCTCAAACATTTAGAAAATACGCGTCGTCGCAGTCTTATACTCTGGCGCAGTTTGCCAAATTCTCAATTTCATTGGCTCCCCGATCCCAAGGCGCAAAGCGCAGCCGAAATGATTCGCCATGTATTGGCCGCCGATCACGGTTGGTTGCAAATTATAAGAGGAGTAGATATGCGGGGATACCAAAGCCCTTGGGCTGATCTGGCCATCGAATCTTTAGACCAAGAACTGGAATTAGCCCAAGAACATCGTCAGGCTTTTTTGGATCAGATTAGTCATTATAGCGATCTAGAATTAAGTGAAAGCCTAGTTTATCATCCTGGTGTTCCGGAAGCCAAAATACTAGGCGATTACCTCTTGCGTACCGCCTATCATGAATCGGTACATGCTGGACAATTCCTTACTTATCTGCGCTTGATGGAGGTTCCCAGGCCGAATATTTGGGATTAA
- a CDS encoding efflux RND transporter periplasmic adaptor subunit, translated as MKKYLSIISLAWFSLLATNCQQSSSHSHSHDEAHEEHDHHEHGEGHAEEISLNENQFRALKLQIDSLQKQNLQSYVEANGQLEVPPQNQAAVTSIIGANVSSIEVIEGDEVKKGQVLAYLSHPALIQLQSDYLQSWHQLSFQEAEIERQEKLFKEKVSSGKEYQKAQADYAALKSKVLGLEAQVKLLGLDLKVLQEGKIYEKVAVKSPINGFIQLVEIKTGQYVQAQKELFEIVNIDHIHADLMVFEKDINKVAQGQKVWLRVGTEGKDAPALGGKIYSVGKSFEQNPKAVHIHASIENKEGKLLPGLYVRGRIVSEEASGFALPEEAVVQEGEQYYIFSAEAHQHHDEKEWLFKPIAVKTGARSEGWVEIIPLQEIAPGQVFAWNQAYYLMAELKKGEAEHSH; from the coding sequence ATGAAAAAATATCTCAGCATAATAAGCCTGGCCTGGTTTAGCCTTCTGGCCACCAACTGCCAGCAAAGTAGTTCCCATTCGCATAGCCATGATGAAGCGCATGAAGAGCACGATCACCATGAGCACGGCGAAGGGCATGCCGAAGAAATCAGCTTAAATGAAAATCAATTTCGGGCCTTGAAGCTCCAAATTGACAGCCTGCAAAAACAGAACCTTCAAAGCTATGTAGAAGCCAATGGTCAATTGGAAGTGCCACCCCAAAATCAGGCGGCGGTAACCTCCATTATTGGTGCCAATGTGAGTAGCATCGAAGTAATTGAAGGCGATGAAGTAAAAAAAGGTCAGGTATTGGCTTATCTCAGTCACCCCGCATTAATTCAATTGCAATCCGATTACCTGCAAAGCTGGCATCAACTCAGTTTTCAAGAAGCTGAGATAGAACGTCAGGAGAAGCTTTTTAAGGAAAAGGTGAGCTCGGGCAAGGAGTATCAAAAGGCCCAAGCCGATTATGCTGCCTTAAAAAGCAAGGTACTAGGCTTGGAGGCCCAGGTTAAATTATTAGGCTTGGATCTAAAGGTCCTGCAAGAAGGCAAGATTTACGAAAAGGTAGCGGTGAAAAGCCCCATCAATGGCTTTATCCAATTAGTCGAAATCAAAACCGGCCAATATGTACAAGCCCAAAAAGAGCTCTTTGAAATTGTAAATATTGATCACATCCATGCCGATCTAATGGTTTTCGAAAAAGACATCAATAAGGTGGCTCAAGGTCAAAAAGTGTGGTTACGCGTAGGCACGGAAGGCAAGGACGCTCCCGCCCTTGGGGGCAAAATTTACTCCGTGGGCAAGTCCTTTGAGCAAAATCCTAAGGCCGTGCATATCCACGCTTCCATCGAAAATAAAGAGGGAAAGCTCTTGCCCGGACTCTATGTTCGAGGTCGCATTGTAAGTGAGGAAGCTAGTGGTTTTGCCCTGCCGGAAGAGGCGGTAGTTCAGGAAGGTGAGCAATACTACATCTTTAGTGCCGAAGCCCATCAACATCATGATGAAAAGGAGTGGCTATTTAAGCCCATTGCCGTTAAAACCGGGGCTCGTAGCGAAGGCTGGGTAGAAATTATCCCTCTCCAGGAAATCGCGCCCGGCCAGGTCTTTGCTTGGAATCAGGCCTATTACCTGATGGCCGAATTGAAGAAAGGCGAAGCGGAACATAGTCATTAA
- a CDS encoding sugar porter family MFS transporter, producing MDKRFTVIASLTVALAGFLFGFDTVVISGANEPIKALWNTSSWFHGFFIMSMALWGTVIGAFFGGIPTDRYGRKKVLIWIGVLYFLSALGSALAPDPYSFSFFRFIGGLGVGASSVAAPAYLSEISSAQNRGKLVALYQFNLVLGILLAFISNYSLKGFGGADDWRYMLGVEAIPALLYLVLVLRVPRSPRWLLLQGRVEEARSILAQMLPSAEAVQQTLQTIQKHIAIEGGKSEGLFQKKFSRPIFLAFCIAFFNQLSGINFVLYYAPVILEKSGFAASDSLLSSVSIGAVNLIFTMVGLSLIDRLGRRTLMYLGSFAYIIGLGMISYAFYTDAAPMFSLIFILVFITGHAIGQGAVIWVFISETFPNSVRGKGQAFGSSVHWVLAALITLLGEVVIESVPAWTIFAFFAAFMVLQLAFTHFIMPETKGKSLESVEDEVALEL from the coding sequence GTGGATAAAAGGTTTACTGTAATTGCCTCCTTAACCGTTGCTTTGGCCGGTTTCCTTTTTGGTTTCGATACCGTTGTGATTTCCGGCGCCAATGAACCGATTAAAGCCTTATGGAATACCAGTTCCTGGTTTCATGGTTTCTTTATTATGAGCATGGCCCTTTGGGGTACGGTGATTGGTGCTTTTTTTGGTGGAATTCCTACCGATCGCTACGGTCGTAAAAAGGTTTTAATCTGGATTGGGGTGCTTTATTTTCTCTCCGCCCTAGGCTCTGCCTTGGCACCCGACCCTTATAGCTTTAGTTTTTTCCGCTTTATTGGTGGCCTGGGAGTGGGGGCTTCTTCGGTAGCAGCGCCGGCTTATTTATCCGAAATCAGCTCGGCTCAAAACCGGGGTAAATTGGTGGCCCTCTATCAGTTCAATTTGGTTTTAGGAATCTTATTGGCTTTCATTTCCAACTATTCACTTAAGGGTTTTGGCGGGGCAGACGACTGGCGCTATATGCTGGGCGTTGAGGCCATTCCGGCCCTCTTGTACCTGGTTTTAGTATTGCGGGTTCCACGTTCACCACGTTGGTTATTGCTGCAAGGTCGGGTAGAAGAAGCGCGGAGTATTTTAGCTCAAATGTTGCCCAGTGCAGAGGCCGTTCAACAAACTCTGCAGACTATTCAAAAACACATTGCAATCGAAGGTGGTAAGTCGGAAGGGCTCTTCCAAAAGAAGTTTAGCCGACCGATATTTTTAGCCTTTTGCATTGCCTTTTTCAATCAGCTTTCAGGAATCAATTTCGTGCTTTATTATGCCCCGGTAATTCTGGAAAAGTCGGGTTTTGCTGCCAGTGATTCGCTTTTAAGTTCGGTGTCCATTGGGGCTGTGAATCTCATCTTTACTATGGTTGGCTTGAGCCTTATTGATCGCTTGGGCCGACGTACCCTAATGTATCTAGGTTCCTTCGCCTATATCATTGGCTTGGGAATGATATCCTATGCTTTTTATACCGATGCCGCTCCCATGTTTAGTCTGATTTTCATTTTGGTGTTTATTACCGGACATGCTATTGGTCAAGGGGCGGTAATTTGGGTTTTCATATCCGAGACTTTCCCCAATTCGGTGCGTGGAAAAGGGCAAGCTTTCGGTTCCAGTGTGCATTGGGTATTGGCAGCGCTCATTACCCTTTTGGGTGAGGTGGTAATCGAATCGGTTCCCGCCTGGACCATCTTCGCCTTCTTTGCTGCTTTTATGGTGCTGCAATTGGCTTTTACCCATTTCATTATGCCCGAAACCAAAGGCAAATCTTTGGAGTCGGTAGAGGATGAGGTAGCTTTAGAGCTTTAG
- a CDS encoding GyrI-like domain-containing protein: protein MKQEWRKQEKAIYLPKNKPERVQIPAFNFYVIDGAGNPNSEAFAEVVGQLYALSYAIRMSPKKNRAPQGYQDYTVYPLEGIWDLNEKGRANHDGSFDKDDLVYRLMIRQPDFVTKDYALEVIEWLKKEKPNPLLEQVKFESIEDGDCIQMLHLGPYDDEPASFEQMEAFAEGQGLKRASKIHREIYLSDARKVEPAKLKTVLRFWLEA, encoded by the coding sequence ATGAAACAAGAATGGCGTAAGCAGGAAAAAGCAATCTATCTTCCTAAAAATAAACCCGAAAGGGTACAAATTCCTGCCTTCAATTTTTATGTGATAGATGGGGCGGGCAATCCCAATTCGGAGGCTTTCGCCGAAGTAGTTGGGCAACTTTATGCCCTCTCCTATGCCATTCGGATGAGCCCCAAGAAAAATCGCGCTCCGCAGGGCTATCAAGATTATACGGTTTATCCCCTCGAAGGGATTTGGGACCTCAACGAAAAAGGTCGCGCCAATCATGATGGCAGTTTTGATAAAGATGATTTAGTCTACCGACTGATGATTCGCCAGCCAGATTTCGTTACTAAAGACTATGCTTTGGAGGTAATTGAATGGCTTAAAAAAGAAAAGCCCAATCCGCTTTTGGAGCAAGTGAAATTTGAAAGTATCGAAGATGGTGACTGCATTCAAATGCTGCACCTCGGACCCTATGATGATGAGCCGGCCAGCTTTGAGCAGATGGAGGCTTTCGCCGAAGGGCAAGGATTAAAGCGCGCCAGTAAAATCCATCGAGAAATCTACCTCAGCGATGCCCGTAAAGTAGAACCCGCTAAGCTAAAAACCGTTTTACGCTTTTGGCTCGAGGCCTGA